A region of Argentina anserina chromosome 5, drPotAnse1.1, whole genome shotgun sequence DNA encodes the following proteins:
- the LOC126793871 gene encoding phosphoribosylaminoimidazole carboxylase, chloroplastic, with translation MLQLKQSSLFFAADSGFKPCFLLPKTNKNPFSSSCMDLKPNLISSSSSSSSSRRTPALSLACRASRDLHVSSNDGEVVVHGLSETVVGVLGGGQLGRMLCQAASQMGIKVVVLDPQENCPASQLAYQHMIGGFDDSATVQEFAKRCGVLTFEIEHVDVETLEKLEQQGVDCQPKASTVRIIQDKYLQKVHFSRHDIPLPEFMQIDDLEGAKRAGDFFGYPLMIKSRRLAYDGRGNAVAKSEEDLTSAVAALGGFDRSLYIEKWAPFVKELAVIVARGRDDSIVCYPVVETIHKENICQIVKAPANVPWKIQKLATDIASRAVSSLGGAGVFAVELFLTGDDQILLNEVAPRPHNSGHHTIESCYTSQYEQHLRAVVGLPLGVTSMKTPAAIMYNLLGEDEGEAGFRLAHQVIGKALSIPGATVHWYDKPDMRKQRKMGHITIVGPSMGNVEKSLDSMLNDEMSDSQSAAIPRVGIIMGSDSDLPVMKDAAKVLDMFEVPHEVRIVSAHRTPDLMHSYAKSAHERGIEVIIAGAGGAAHLPGMVAASSPLLVIGVPVRASSLGGVDSVLSILQMPRGVPVATVAINNATNAGLLAVRHLGGPDLQARMLQYLKDMESEVLAKDEKLQKDGWESYLDP, from the exons ATGCTTCAGCTGAAGCAGAGCTCCCTCTTCTTCGCCGCCGATTCCGGGTTCAAGCCCTGTTTTCTTCTCCCCAAAACCAACAAGAACCCATTCTCTTCCTCCTGCATGGACCTCAAACCAAACCTtatctcctcctcttcttcttcttcttcttctcgcCGCACTCCGGCCTTGTCCTTGGCTTGCCGGGCCTCACGTGACCTTCACGTGTCAAGTAATGATGGAGAAGTAGTTGTTCATGGATTGTCGGAGACCGTTGTGGGTGTTCTCGGAGGAGGCCAGCTGGGTCGAATGCTGTGCCAAGCGGCTTCACAGATGGGCATTAAGGTCGTGGTGTTGGACCCACAGGAGAACTGCCCAGCTAGTCAACTCGCCTATCAACATATGATTGGCGGCTTTGATGATAGTGCCACTGTTCAAGAATTCGCCAAAAG GTGTGGAGTGTTGACATTTGAAATCGAACATGTGGATGTTGAGACATTGGAGAAGCTTGAGCAGCAAGGAGTGGACTGCCAGCCCAAAGCCTCTACTGTTAGAATCATTCAG GATAAATATCTTCAGAAGGTTCACTTTTCGCGGCATGATATACCACTTCCTGAGTTCATGCAG ATAGATGATCTGGAAGGTGCCAAGAGGGCTGGTGATTTCTTTGGCTATCCTCTAATGATAAAGAGTAGAAGATTAGCTTATGATGGGCGTGGAAATGCTGTTGCTAAGAGTGAGGAGGATCTAACTTCTGCTGTAGCAG CTCTTGGAGGGTTTGATCGCAGTTTGTACATTGAAAAATGGGCTCCTTTTGTAAAG GAGCTGGCTGTCATTGTTGCTAGAGGAAGAGACGATTCTATTGTATGCTATCCTGTTGTTGAAACTATACACAA AGAAAACATTTGTCAAATCGTCAAAGCACCTGCTAACGTGCCTTGGAAGATACAAAAGTTGGCCACTGATATTGCATCTAGAGCTGTTAGTTCATTAGGAGGAGCGGGTGTGTTTGCAGTTGAGTTATTCTTGACAGGGGATGATCAG ATTTTGTTAAATGAAGTAGCTCCTAGACCTCACAATAGCGGTCATCACACAATAGAGTCCTGCTACACCTCACAGTACGAACAGCATTTGCGGGCTGTTGTTGGTCTTCCACTTGGTGTAACATCAATGAAAACTCCTGCTGCAATTATGTACAATTTACTTGGTGAAGATGAG GGGGAAGCTGGTTTCCGCCTAGCTCATCAAGTGATTGGAAAAGCCTTGAGTATACCAGGGGCTACTGTTCATTGGTATGATAAGCCAG ATATGCGGAAACAGCGGAAAATGGGTCATATTACTATTGTTGGACCTTCCATGGGCAATGTGGAAAAATCTCTGGATTCAATGCTAAATGATGAAATGTCTGATAGTCAGTCTGCAG CTATTCCACGTGTTGGAATCATAATGGGTTCTGATTCAGATCTTCCTGTTATGAAGGATGCCGCAAAAGTTTTGGATATGTTTGAAGTGCCTCATGAG GTTAGGATAGTTTCTGCCCATCGAACTCCTGATTTAATGCATTCTTATGCAAAGTCCGCCCACGAAAGAGGAATTGAGGTCATCATTGCCGGTGCTGGTGGTGCAGCTCACTTGCCAG GAATGGTAGCTGCATCCAGTCCATTGCTTGTTATTGGTGTCCCTGTGCGTGCCTCTTCATTGGGTGGAGTTGATTCGGTTCTATCTATATTGCAG ATGCCAAGAGGGGTTCCGGTTGCTACAGTTGCTATAAACAACGCGACCAATGCTGGTCTGCTAGCAGTAAGGCATTTAGGTGGTCCTGATCTACAAGCAAG AATGCTCCAGTATCTTAAAGACATGGAAAGCGAAGTCTTGGCAAAAGATGAGAAGCTACAGAAAGATGGTTGGGAATCTTACTTGGATCCCTGA